The following coding sequences lie in one Panicum virgatum strain AP13 chromosome 6N, P.virgatum_v5, whole genome shotgun sequence genomic window:
- the LOC120679180 gene encoding uncharacterized protein LOC120679180, with the protein MRKAGAKEGSIGSKGAVDVNSSPVSTTIAGRPSMIKFCTCSGGSSSSSSALRSLKNANISMTCKGCTGESTTGRGGPSCSSKLNNMSLELPRPIDPEVRWKTVNRRQRAARKARTFFGKDKMNAGIGSFYLFGSATNQEMAQEDAPVSESEKLGVSILGRRFSDPVENVPIKKRRFLMDSSPSPPPTPLLLDSFEKILGSSSRGIKSYEEHCKIKMLATECTEERKGPFGADDFSGISILAAAACESEMDGDILNGACSKLADPLQKRKLENTRGSTELSLLHDMEDKLKIPGASHCIYDRPLGSSNSDPDMNPLLATTLSNSENLVESASALKVNYSSHSALNSANQIEVASDAKSSSVAMADSSGNPEKTIGCSQDADTQTNHANATRDSRLHWDLNVPMEAWDPDCGGGDDPTAATITDHNDDGNDINKPQPSHDHFDSTDACDVSNSPVDKIQMADVSNVCVTKGEGDSPADSSSHLLLHQSSQNLQLLESESVGNDALAKTMDLPDQQNRLATVMESHIGSNPEPALIMEHFPSRVEKIDGSHPTSVDCEGLSHMSSVNGHVGCNSLQTSELGSTVKPLASRLVSEESTNLPMVAPFHKKVTDFGWSDNKLEETSEQTISESKNQELLDVDSGTSKMDKSVSKNIEHDTDVFYVNKSPADAENLTHPEDNPGSSDCDMAHVHEEDGADAMLNSKDSLITCANSSSAETYYISGMAPQVPLASPECPRPGVTDANSIVDSRENEHGKVASNTYSEHCYETDTSHISENLAGFGKVDVEEDDSQYEDGELRESGDRYWVGDGCEDVKPANWHYQVSDYKNGIAIPHLAPLPVDSLSKNVGIRVDSYNETQRKEDVPISPISSKRSWLTNCLDGGPLADGKAQSIRSRGDTQMYGINRGRVPVGSAAIVSQSERCSDGLGDDLSSIRMKNTGWDMLPEDQKHSRRDPKDGADSSNHCGLDLSETAGDDKSLRKMGLSNKDVQRVEWQKSYDRPQRNELSRSDDGYGSGSKAERTIDSHRSLGTYDASRHIQTGNRGQWMENSKHPRSARRKSPEYFNYGPSGPRNAAEAAVAKMESNGFVVAPDGTLVRAVDAANAGQMVRRMRTTSSSSYRPLSGRGSSIDRDGTCGMSRGPVHSRDASPERHFGANSNRSGRYGPEMEKDHTGGNLSSVRCSLPNRQQVIPAGRASLNLSRAHSRSPSGSRSRSPHDWASPRNRRKIMANGGSTLRRNSRSPPNHMAKVRMGRMASPKRQPGYDDRSLRYSPPSRNHTYTQHASTWVDGRNGSTVDLSDHNKRYSRRSPPPRITSRNDRFDVMDSQGRSRSGEFYRSANGRLPYGCDRANKHDGNGGDQREYADRYGNHSVKPYDRNGAVKQFRNNTGDKFRTRISAPRSPESQRRVSPRRFDRSFER; encoded by the exons ATGAGGAAAGCTGGAGCCAAAG AGGGATCAATTGGATCCAAGGGTGCGGTTGATGTGAATAGTTCACCTGTTTCCACAACAATAGCAGGAAGACCATCTATG ATCAAATTTTGCACTTGCAGTGGagggtcatcatcatcatcttcagcaCTTCGTAGTCTTAAGAACGCAAATATTTCAATGACCTGCAAAGGCTGTACTGGTGAATCAACAACAGGCAGAGGTGGGCCATCATGTAGCAGCAAGCTTAACAATATGAGCTTGGAGCTCCCAAGACCTATAGATCCTGAGGTGAGATGGAAGACTGTAAACAGAAGACAAAGAGCTGCTAGGAAAGCAAGGACCTTCTTTGGGAAAGACAAAATGAACGCTGGAATTGGATCTTTCTATTTATTCGGCAGTGCTACAAATCAAGAGATGGCACAAGAAGATGCACCAGTCTCTGAATCTGAGAAG CTCGGTGTGTCCATTCTCGGTAGACGCTTTAGTGATCCTGTGGAAAATGTTCCTATAAAGAAGAGAAGGTTTCTTATGGAttcttctccatcgcctccacCCACTCCATTGCTACTGGATTCATTTGAAAAAATATTGGGCAGCTCTTCTAGAGGTATCAAATCATATGAGGAGCATTGTAAGATTAAAATGCTAGCAACTGAATGCACGGAGGAGAGAAAAGGTCCTTTTGGTGCTGATGATTTTTCTGGTATATCAATACTAGCCGCCGCAGCTTGTGAGAGTGAGATGGATGGTGACATATTAAATGGAGCATGCTCAAAGTTAGCTGATCCTCTACAAAAAAGAAAGCTGGAAAATACTAGGGGTAGCACTGAATTGAGTCTACTGCATGATATGGAGGATAAGTTAAAAATTCCTGGTGCTTCACATTGCATATATGATAGGCCTCTTGGCTCATCTAATTCTGATCCAGATATGAATCCCTTACTTGCTACCACTCTGTCTAACTCAGAAAATCTTGTTGAATCTGCATCAGCTCTCAAGGTTAATTATTCATCCCATTCTGCACTGAACAGTGCAAACCAAATAGAGGTTGCTTCTGATGCCAAGTCTTCAAGTGTCGCCATGGCTGATAGCTCAGGCAATCCAGAAAAAACCATAGGTTGCTCACAAGATGCAGATACACAAACCAACCATGCCAATGCCACTCGCGATTCTAGGCTGCACTGGGATCTTAATGTTCCCATGGAGGCATGGGACCCCgattgtggtggtggtgatgatcCTACAGCTGCTACCATAACTGATCATAATGATGATGGAAATGACATAAACAAACCACAGCCATCTCATGATCATTTTGACTCGACAGATGCTTGTGATGTATCTAATAGCCCCGTTGACAAAATTCAAATGGCTGATGTATCGAATGTGTGTGTGACAAAGGGTGAAGGGGATTCTCCTGCTGACAGTTCATCCCACCTTTTGCTCCATCAGTCTTCCCAAAACTTGCAGCTATTGGAATCTGAATCTGTAGGGAATGATGCCCTTGCCAAAACAATGGATTTGCCTGACCAGCAGAACAGATTGGCTACCGTTATGGAGTCACACATAGGATCAAATCCAGAACCAGCTCTTATCATGGAGCATTTTCCTTCACGCGTGGAGAAAATTGATGGTTCACATCCCACATCTGTTGATTGTGAAGGTTTGTCTCATATGTCTTCTGTGAATGGCCATGTAGGATGTAACTCACTCCAAACAAGTGAACTGGGCTCCACAGTGAAACCTTTGGCAAGCAGATTAGTTTCTGAGGAAAGCACAAACCTTCCAATGGTAGCCCCTTTCCATAAAAAAGTTACTGATTTTGGCTGGAGCGACAATAAACTTGAAGAAACTTCTGAACAAACCATATCGGAATCTAAGAACCAGGAGCTTTTGGATGTTGATTCTGGAACTAGTAAAATGGACAAGTCAGTTAGTAAGAACATTGAACATGACACTGATGTATTTTATGTCAACAAGAGCCCTGCAGATGCAGAAAACCTCACTCATCCAGAGGACAACCCAGGGTCTTCTGACTGTGATATGGCTCATGTACATGAGGAAGATGGTGCTGATGCAATGCTTAATTCAAAAGACTCTTTAATTACTTGTGCCAACAGTAGCAGTGCCGAAACATATTACATTTCAGGTATGGCTCCTCAGGTTCCTCTTGCGAGTCCAGAATGCCCCAGACCAGGAGTTACTGATGCCAATAGTATTGTAGATTCACGAGAAAATGAGCATGGGAAGGTTGCATCAAATACTTATTCTGAGCACTGCTATGAAACTGACACATCTCATATTAGCGAAAATCTAGCTGGGTTTGGAAAAGTTGATGTTGAGGAGGATGATTCTCAGTATGAGGATGGAGAACTTAGAGAATCTGGTGATCGTTATTGGGTGGGTGATGGATGTGAAGATGTTAAGCCTGCCAACTGGCATTACCAGGTATCAGACTACAAGAATGGAATAGCCATTCCCCACCTTGCCCCTCTCCCTGTTGACTCTCTTTCAAAGAATGTGGGTATTCGTGTTGATAGTTACAATGAAACACAGAGAAAGGAAGATGTACCTATTTCACCTATCTCGTCTAAGCGTTCATGGTTAACAAACTGTTTAGATGGTGGACCTCTTGCTGATGGAAAGGCTCAAAGTATTCGTTCGAGAGGTGATACTCAGATGTATGGGATAAACCGAGGCCGTGTACCAGTTGGATCTGCGGCAATAGTCAGCCAGTCTGAAAGGTGCAGTGATGGCCTTGGTGATGATCTGTCAAGTATCCGAATGAAGAACACAGGTTGGGATATGTTGCCTGAAGATCAAAAGCACTCTCGACGTGATCCAAAAGATGGGGCTGATTCGTCTAACCATTGTGGTTTGGACTTGTCAGAAACAGCTGGAGATGACaagtcgttgcgaaaaatgggTCTATCAAATAAAGATGTGCAACGTGTGGAGTGGCAAAAGTCATATGACAGACCCCAGAGAAATGAGCTGAGCAG ATCTGATGATGGTTATGGCTCAGGCTCAAAAGCTGAAAGGACAATTGACTCTCATAGATCACTTGGCACCTATGATGCATCACGACATATTCAAACAGGCAACCGGGGGCAATGGATGGAAAATTCAAAACATCCTCGTTCTGCTCGGCGAAAATCACCTGAATATTTTAATTATGGTCCATCTGGTCCAAGGAATGCTGCAGAAGCTGCTGTCGCAAAGATGGAGAGCAATGGCTTTGTTGTTGCACCTGATGGCACTTTAGTAAGGGCTGTTGATGCTGCAAATGCTGGTCAGATGGTGAGAAGGATGAGAACTACTTCAAGTAGCTCATACCGCCCTTTATCTGGACGAGGTTCCTCAATTGACAGGGATGGAACTTGCGGGATGTCCAGAGGTCCTGTACATTCAAGGGATGCATCGCCGGAGCGGCACTTTGGTGCGAATAGTAATCGCTCTGGTCGATATGGTCCTGAGATGGAGAAAGATCATACGGGTGGAAATTTGAGTTCAGTCCGTTGCTCGCTGCCGAATAGACAACAAGTCATCCCGGCTGGTAGGGCCTCACTTAACCTTTCGCGTGCTCATAGCAGATCTCCTTCTGGGTCAAGGTCTCGATCCCCACATGACTGGGCATCACCTAGGAACAGAAGGAAGATTATGGCAAATGGAGGTTCAACTTTAAGGAGGAATAGTAGATCTCCACCTAATCACATGGCTAAAGTTAGAATGGGTAGAATGGCTTCACCTAAGCGACAACCTGGATATGATGATCGATCTTTGCGTTACAGTCCTCCATCAAGAAACCACACTTACACACAACATGCTTCTACATGGGTTGATGGAAGGAATGGCTCAACGGTAGATCTTTCTGATCATAATAAAAGATATTCAAGGAGAAGTCCTCCCCCGAGAATTACCTCACGGAATGACAGATTTGATGTAATGGACTCCCAAGGACGATCAAGGTCTGGAGAGTTCTATCGTTCAGCAAATGGAAGACTTCCTTATGGCTGTGATAGGGCAAATAAGCATGATGGGAATGGCGGTGATCAAAGGGAATATGCTGATAGATATGGAAATCATTCTGTCAAGCCATATGACCGTAATGGTGCTGTAAAGCAATTCAGAAATAATACTGGAGATAAATTTCGGACTCGTATTTCTGCTCCCAGATCACCAGAATCCCAAAGAAGGGTGAGTCCTCGGAGATTTGACAGGAGCTTTGAGAGGTAG